DNA from Gramella sp. MAR_2010_147:
CATTACGGTCAATGCGCTACCAGTAGTTGCGGACAAGTCCGTGTGTGTTGGTTCGACTGTGGACTTTGGTCCAAGTGGCACCTATACATCTTCGGATACTTCGGTAGCGACCATCGACAATGATGGGGTAGCCACTGGAGTAAGTGGAGGTAGTGCGACCATTACGTATACTGATGGCAATGGCTGTCAGGGCACAGCGACTATTACAGTAAGTTCGAATCCAGATCTAGGTGATGCTTCCGTATGTGTTGGATCAACGGTGGATATGGGTATTGGAGCAGGTACATATAGTTCTTCCGACACTTCGGTAGCGACCGTCGATACTGATGGGGTAGTGACCGGTGTAAGTGCTGGTAGTGCGACGATTACTTATAGTGATGGTAATACTTGTTCCGACACAGCGACCATTACAGTCAATGCGAACCCAGTAGTTGCGGACAAGTCCGTGTGTGTTGGTTCGACTGTGGACTTTGGTCCAAGTGGCACCTATACATCTTCGGATACTTCGGTAGCGACCATCGACAATGATGGGGTAGCCACTGGAGTAAGTGGAGGTAGTGCGACTATTACGTATACTGATGGCAATGGCTGTCAGGGCACAGCGACCATTACGGTCAATGCACTACCAGTAGTTGCGGACAAGTCCGTGTGTGTTGGTTCGACTGTGGACTTTGGTCCAAGTGGCACCTATACATCTTCGGATACTTCGGTAGCGACCATCGACAATGATGGGGTAGCCACTGGAGTAAGTGGAGGTAGTGCGACTATTACGTATACTGATGGCAATGGCTGTCAGGGCACAGCGACCATTACGGTCAATGCACTACCAGTAGTTGCGGACAAGTCCGTGTGTGTTGGTTCGACTGTGGACTTTGGTCCAAGTGGCACCTATACATCTTCGGATACTTCGGTAGCGACCATCGACAATGATGGGGTAGCCACTGGAGTAAGTGGAGGTAGTGCGACCATTACGTATACTGATGGCAATGGCTGTCAGGGCACAGCGACTATTACAGTAAGTTCGAATCCAGATCTAGGTGATGCTTCCGTATGTGTTGGATCAACGGTGGATATGGGTATTGGAGCAGGTACATATAGTTCTTCCGACACTTCGGTAGCGACCGTCGATACTGATGGGGTAGTGACCGGTGTAAGTGCTGGTAGTGCGACGATTACTTATAGTGATGGTAATACTTGTTCCGACACAGCGACCATTACAGTCAATGCGAACCCAGTAGTTGCGGACAAGTCCGTATGTGTTGGTTCGACTGTGGACTTTGGTCCAAGTGGCACCTATACATCTTCGGATACTTCGGTAGCGACCATCGACAATGATGGGGTAGCCACTGGAGTAAGTGGAGGTAGTGCGACTATTACGTATACTGATGGCAATGGCTGTCAGGGCACAGCGACCATTACGGTCAATGCGCTACCAGTAGTTGCGGACAAGTCCGTGTGTGTTGGTTCGACTGTGGACTTTGGTCCAAGTGGCACCTATACATCTTCGGATACTTCGGTAGCGACCATCGACAATGATGGGGTAGCCACTGGAGTAAGTGGAGGTAGTGCGACCATTACGTATACTGATGGCAATGGCTGTCAGGGCACAGCGACTATTACAGTAAGTTCGAATCCAGATCTAGGTGATGCTTCCGTATGTGTTGGATCAACGGTGGATATGGGTATTGGAGCAGGTACATATAGTTCTTCCGACACTTCGGTAGCGACCGTCGATACTGATGGGGTAGTGACCGGTGTAAGTGCTGGTAGTGCGACGATTACTTATAGTGATGGTAATACTTGTTCCGACACAGCGACCATTACAGTCAATGCGAACCCAGTAGTTGCGGACAAGTCCGTATGTGTTGGTTCGACTGTGGACTTTGGTCCAAGTGGCACCTATACATCTTCGGATACTTCGGTAGCGACCATCGACAATGATGGGGTAGCCACTGGAGTAAGTGGAGGTAGTGCGACTATTACGTATACTGATGGCAATGGCTGTCAGGGCACAGCGACCATTACGGTCAATGCGCTACCAGTAGTTGCGGACAAGTCCGTGTGTGTTGGTTCGACTGTGGACTTTGGTCCAAGTGGCACCTATACATCTTCGGATACTTCGGTAGCGACCATCGACAATGATGGGGTAGCCACTGGAGTAAGTGGAGGTAGTGCGACCATTACGTATACTGATGGCAATGGCTGTCAGGGCACAGCGACTATTACAGTAAGTTCGAATCCAGATCTAGGTGATGCTTCCGTATGTGTTGGATCAACGGTGGATATGGGTATTGGAGCAGGTACATATAGTTCTTCCGACACTTCGGTAGCGACCGTCGATACTGATGGGGTAGTGACCGGTGTAAGTGCTGGTAGTGCGACGATTACTTATAGTGATGGTAATACTTGTTCCGACACAGCGACCATTACAGTCAATGCGAACCCAGTAGTTGCGGACAAGTCCGTATGTGTTGGTTCGACTGTGGACTTTGGTCCAAGTGGCACCTATACATCTTCGGATACTTCGGTAGCGACCATCGACAATGATGGGGTAGCCACTGGAGTAAGTGGAGGTAGTGCGACTATTACGTATACTGATGGCAATGGCTGTCAGGGCACAGCGACCATTACGGTCAATGCGCTACCAGTAGTTGCGGACAAGTCCGTGTGTGTTGGTTCGACTGTGGACTTTGGTCCAAGTGGCACCTATACATCTTCGGATACTTCGGTAGCGACCATCGACAATGATGGGGTAGCCACTGGAGTAAGTGGAGGTAGTGCGACCATTACGTATACTGATGGCAATGGCTGTCAGGGCACAGCGACTATTACAGTAAGTTCGAATCCAGATCTAGGTGATGCTTCCGTATGTGTTGGATCAACGGTGGATATGGGTATTGGAGCAGGTACATATAGTTCTTCCGACACTTCGGTAGCGACCGTCGATACTGATGGGGTAGTGACCGGTGTAAGTGCTGGTAGTGCGACGATTACTTATAGTGATGGTAATACTTGTTCCGACACAGCGACCATTACAGTTCTTCCTCTTCCTGAAATCCCAGAAATTGAAACCCAGCTAGCTGATTGTATTGGTGGAGATGGAAGTTTTATATTCCTTGGAAATCCGCAGAACTTATATATTAGTTTTGATGATGGAGAAACCTTTGATCTATATGTGGGAGCAATTTCACTTTCAGTAGGGCCTCACGATTTTGTAATCAAATATGGAGAAGATGGATGTGTGAGTGATTCTGGACAAGTAGAAATTCAGCAACTTCCGGCAACTAACTTCCCTCTTAACCCAACAATTACTCAGCCAGATTGTGAAACTGGTTTAGGAAATGTAGTGATAAGAGTTGGCATAAACACTGATATTGATACAGGATTCTTTACATACAGAATTACTAGTGGAGAAACTGTTTATTATGATCAAAAGCAAACACTAGCCGGATTTGATCTTCCTCCAGGTAACTATGTTATCTTTGGTATCAGTGATAATGGTTGTGATTCCGGAAGAATTGAGATAGTTCTAGAAGAACCTATCTGTGAAGAATTCGAAGGTTGTACCTTAGGTTATTGGAAAAATCATACAGATAGATGGCCTGCTGCTCAACCAGAAGATCCAAGCGACAATATTTGTAATACGTTTGAAACTTGTACTGAGTATGGAAAAGTGTTTACCAATGCTCCTTCATCGATTAGTGGAATGAGCTTGCTAGAAGCTTTAAATGCAAAAGGTGGCGGAATATATAACTTAGCTCGTCAATCAGTAGCGGCGTTATTAAATTCCTGTAAAGGCGAAGTGAATTATGAAATAGCTTCACCTGAGGAGGTTATTGCTTATGTAAATGCTAATTTTAACAATGCTGGTGCTGCCGGTAGTTATTTAGATGAATTGAACAACGCCGGTTGTACGCTTGGAGGATCAAGAGCTACTTCAGCACCAAATGGTGATTGTCCTAATACAGATGATACCAAACCAGGTAAAGGTAAGCCTCGCAATAATAGTAGAATTGCGGAAAATAGTTTTAGTGCTTCTCCAGTGCCATTCAATGACAGGTTAACAATTCAGTATGACTTTGAATATACTTCCAAAAAAGTAGAAATTCAGGTTTATGACCTAAGTGGTAGACTTCTTAGAACTTATCATGACAAGAAAGTGACTAAAGGAGACACGAAAGAGCTGAATATTGATTTTGCAATGAAATCGAATCAGGTATATATCCTGAGGATGGTGACAGATCGTGAAGTATTAACTAAAAACGTGATCTCATCTTCGAGAAAGTAAATAGATTTTAACCTTAAAAAAAAGAGCAGCCATTGGCTGCTCTTTTGCTTTATAATATTTTACAAAAATTAGTCTTTAAGAATGCTTCTTGAGATCACAATTTTCTGAATCTCAGAAGTACCTTCATAGATCTGAGTGATCTTAGCATCTCTCATTAACCGTTCTACATGATATTCTTTTACATAACCATTTCCCCCATGAACCTGAACTGCTTCTACACTAACATCCATGGCTGTTTTCGAAGCATATAATTTTGCCATGGCACCAGAAAGATCATAATTTTGTCCCTGGTCTTTATCCCATGCCGCTTTCATTACAAGATGCCTCGAAGCCTCAATGGAGGTATACATATCGGCTAACTTAAATGCGATAGCCTGATGGTTGCAAATTTCGGTTCCAAAAGCTTTTCGTTGCTTGGAGTAATCTTTGGCTAGTTCATAAGCTCCAGAAGCGATACCCAAAGCCTGAGCAGCAATTCCAATTCTTCCACCAGAAAGCGTTTTCATTGCAAATTTAAATCCGAAACCATCTTCGCCAATTCTGTTCTCTTTTGGAACCTTTACATCATTAAAATTCAATGAATGTGTATCGCTACCTCTAATTCCTAGTTTTTGTTCTTTAGGGCCTATCTCAAAACCTTCAGAATCTTTTTCAACGATAAAGGCATTAATTCCCTTATGTTTTTTCTCTTTATCTGTTTGAGCGATCACTAAATAATAATCGGCTGAATTACCGTTGGTAATCCAGTTCTTTGTTCCATTAAGAATATAATGATCTCCCTTATCTATTGCAGTTGTTCGTTGTGAAGTTGCATCACTTCCTGCTTCTGGTTCTGAAAGACAAAAAGCTCCCAGTTTTTCACCAGTGGTTAATTTAGATAGATATTTTTTCTTCTGGTCTTCGTTCCCAAAGGTATCCAGCCCCCAGCATACTAATGAATTATTCACAGATATCATCACTGAGGCCGAAGCATCGATTTTCGAGATTTCTTCCATAGCCAGTACATAAGAGATCGTGTCCATTCCCCCACCACCGTATTCCGGAGAAGCCATCATTCCAAGAAATCCAAGATCTCCCATTTTTTTGACAAGCTCTTTTGGAAATTCCTGTTTTTCATCTCTCTCGATCACACCCGGCAATAATTCTGTTTTTGCAAAATCACGAGCGGCATCGCGTATCATTATATGTTCTTCGGTAAGTTTAAAATCCATATGAAAAAAAATTTGTAAAAAATTGATTTTTGGAGGCCAAAGATAGCTTTTTGATGGCTATTTTTCAATTGATATTGAGTATTTTTACGAATATGGAAAAAACAAATTATAGAGCGGTAGGAGTAATGTCTGGAACCTCGCTTGATGGAATTGATCTGGTTTTTACCGAGATCAGTTTTAAAGACGAAGTTGGTTTTTCTATAATAAACTCTCAAACTATTCCATATTCAGCAGAATGGCGCCAAAAATTATCTTCCGCAATTAATTTGGAGCCTGCTGAATTGCATCAACTGGATATAGATTATACTTTTTATCTATCTGAAATTATTGTTCAATTTATTCAGAAATATGATATAGATCTTCTGGACGCAGTTTGTAGTCACGGTCATACAGTTAAACATCGCCCAAAACATGGTATTACCTTGCAGATAGGGAATCTTCCAAAACTTTCTGAAGCATTGGGAATTCCAGTGGTGTGTGACTTTAGGGTACAGGATGTTGAGCTGGGAGGTCAGGGAGCACCATTAGTTCCCATTGGGGATAGATTGCTATTTGATCAATATAAATATTGTATAAACCTGGGGGGGTTTGCCAATATTTCATTGGAAGAGCACTCCCAAAGGATAGCCTATGATATATGTCCGGTTAATACGGTCTTTAATTATTTCATGCAGAAAATTGGTGAGGAGTATGATGAAAATGGAAAGTTAGCCAGGTCTGGAGAACTAAATGAAGAATTATTGCAGGAGCTTAATTCTCTTAAATTCTACGCTAAAAAACCACCAAAGTCTTTAGGTATAGAATGGGTAAATTCTGATGTACTTCCAATAATTGAAAAATACAGGATCGAGATTCCTGAAATTCTTAAAACCTATGCCGTTCATGTTGCGATGCAAATTGCAAATAGCCTGGATGGTGATTCAAATTCTAATGTGCTTTTAACCGGTGGGGGTGTATTCAATACCTACCTTATAGAAGAACTAAAATCGAGATCTTCCTGTAATTTTATAATTCCAGATAAAGAGGTAATAGACTTCAAAGAAGCCCTTATTTTCGCATTGCTCGGAATTCTAAAATTAAGAGGCGAGATAAATGTCTTAAGTTCGGTAACCGGGGCTAAAATTGATCATTCTTCAGGTAGGATTTTTGAACCCTGAAAATTTTGCCAAATTCGGAAAGGAGCCTGCTTAGTTTTTTATATTTGCTTCAAAATATTTCAAAAATGAAAGAATTACTCAAAGTATACGAAAATAAAGAACCTGAAATTGTTTTTAACTGGAAAGATTCTGAAACTGAAGCCGAAGGCTGGACAGTGATCAATTCACTTCGTGGCGGAGCTGCTGGTGGTGGAACCAGAATGAGAAAAGGCCTGGATCAAAACGAAGTGCTTTCCCTGGCAAAAACCATGGAGGTGAAATTTACAGTTTCAGGACCATCTATTGGTGGTGCAAAATCAGGAATTAACTTTGATCCAGCAGATCCCCGTAAAAAAGGAGTTCTGGAGCGTTGGTATAAAGCAGTGTCGCCTTTGCTGAAGAGCTATTATGGCACCGGGGGTGACTTAAATGTAGATGAGATTCATGAAGTAATTCCAATCACTGAAAATTGTGGTGTCTGGCATCCACAGGAGGGGGTTTTTAATGGCCATTTTCATCCTACAGAAGCAGATAAGATTAATAGAATAGGTCAGCTAAGGCAGGGCGTGATCAAAGTTCTGGAGAATACTAAATTTTCACCAGATGTGAGTAGAAAATATACGGTAGCAGATATGATCACCGGTTATGGGGTTGCTGAAGCTGTTCATCATTACTACACTATTTACGGTGGGGATATTAATGGTAAAAGAGCCATTGTTCAGGGATTTGGAAATGTTGGATCTGCAGCCGCTTATTATCTTTCCCAGATGGGCGCTAAAATTGTTGGTATTATAGATCGTGCTGGTGGATTAATTAACGAAGATGGTTTCAGTTTTGAAGAGATCAAGAAAATGTTCCTGGATAAAGACGGGAATGCATTGAGGCATAAGGATGCAATGTCATTTGAAGAGATCAATGAAAAGGTATGGAAGCTTGATGCCGAAATATTTGCTCCATGTGCTGCCTCTCGTTTAATTTCAAAAGATCAGATTACTAATCTTATAGATCGTAAACTGGAAGTCATTTCCTGTGGAGCCAATGTTCCTTTTGCCGATAAAGAAATTTTCTTTGGTCCTATTATGGAATATACCGACGAAAGAGTAAGTCTTATTCCAGACTTTATCTCTAACTGCGGTATGGCGCGTGTATTTGCATATTTTATGGAAAGAAGGGTGCAAATGACCGACGAGGCGATTTTTAATGATACTTCCATGACTATTAAAAATGCAATTCAGAATACTTTTGATAATAACAGAAGCAAAACCAATATTAGCAAAACAGCTTTTGAAGTAGCTCTTAAACAGCTTGTTTAAAAGTTTGTGCATATAATTTAAAAGTTCTGGTAAAAGCAGACCACTGATTATTTAAATTTGATTTACAATTAAATTTAGAATAACACGTTACATTAAAAAACCCATTTATACATATGCTTAATTTTATTCAGCAGGACGAGGTTACTGAAGCTGCACAAACAGCAGAACCCATCGTAGAAGAAAAGACCTTATCCTTATTTGATCTTATGTTTAGCGGAGGTCTTGGTGGCCAGATCATCATTATCATTTTATTCGTTCTGTTATTCGCAGCTGTTTATATTTATTTTGAGAGGCTCTTTGCCGTTAAAGCAGCCAGTAGGGTAGATAAGAACTTTATGCTTCAAATTAAAGACAGTGTTCAAAGTGGAAATATTGAATCTGCAAAGATCAGATGTGCACAAAGTGATTCTCCGGTTGCCAGGCTTACTGAAAAGGGAATTTCCAGAATTGGAAGTCCTTTAGAGGACATTAATACAGCTATAGAAAATGCTGGTAGATTGGAAGTGTATAAGCTGGAAAAAAATGTAAGTATTTTGGCGACTATCGCTGGTGCAGCACCAATGATTGGGTTCCTTGGGACGGTAATTGGTATGGTGCTTGCTTTTCATGAACTGGCCACAAGTAGCGGACAGGCGCAAATGGGAGCATTGGCTGAAGGTATTTATACCGCCATGACTACTACCGTTGCTGGTTTGATCGTTGGGATTATCGCTTATATAGGTTATAACCACCTTGTAGTAAAGACAGATAAAGTGGTGCATCAAATGGAAGCTACCGCGGTAGATTTCCTTGACCTTTTAAACGAACCTGCTTAATATGAATTTAAGAGGAAGAAATAAGATAAGTCCGGAGTTTAGCATGAGTTCAATGACAGATGTAGTTTTTCTACTTCTCATTTTCTTCATGTTAACCTCACCGGTAATTACTCCTGAAGCTCTGGATCTAATTCTGCCAAAAGCCAAAGGAAAAACTACCAGCAAGCAAACACTATCTGTTAGTATTACAAAAGATCTTCAGGTCTATATTAATAGTGAGAGAATAAGCAATAGTTCACTGGAGTCTACACTAAAAAGCCGGTTGGCTGGAGAAGAAAATCCAACGATTATCCTTCGAGCAGAAGAAGGAGTGCCTATAGAAAAAGCGGTAAACGTAATGGATATTGCAAATAGGAATAGTTACAAGATAGTTTTAGCGGTAAAACCTGAATAGAATGTCGATGCTGGAAACAAAACATGAGAAGAAATCTTTTACGATTACGGTAGTACTACACGTACTACTGATTCTTCTTTTGATTTTTTTCGGTTTAACCTATTTAGATCCGCCACCTGAAAATGGGATAGCGATTAATTTTGGAACCTCTGAAGTAGGTTCTGGAAATGAACAGCCAAAGGAGCCTGTGAAATCTGCTCCAAAACAATCTGCAACTCAACCTGTAAAGTCTGAACCGGTGATTGAAAAAGAGGTGGTTACCCAGGATATTGAGGAAGCGCCGGTAATTGAAAAGAAAAAAAAGAAACCTACTCCAGTAGAAACCAAACAGCCTGAACCACCAAAAGAAGACCCCAAGCCGGTTAAAAAACCAGAGCCAAAACCAGATAAGTCTACCAATGATGCTCTAAGCAGTATATTAAATGGGCCAGAGAGATCTGGGACCGCTACCGGTGGAGAGGGAAATGAAAATGTTGCCGGAGATAAAGGAAGTCCAGATGGGGATCCAAATGCCAGTTCTTACTATGGCCAGGGATCAGGTCTTGATGGTGATGGGAATTACAGATTGGGTGGTAGAAAGGCATTAAACAAAGAAAAATTTGTCCAGGATTGCAATGAATCTGGAATTGTGGTGGTTAAGATCGTAGTAGATCAATCTGGACGTGTGGTAAGTGCCCAACCGGGAATGAAAGGAACTACCAATAGTGCCTCCTGTTTAACCGCACCGGCAAAAAGAGCAGCGCTGGCTACAAGATTTAACAGCGATTCCAATGCGCCTTCTCAACAGGTTGGAACCATTATCTACAATTTTAAACTTACTGAATAGGTGAAGATTTATCAAGAAACTGTTGATTGGATGTTTCAACAGTTACCTATGTTTCAAAGAATAGGGAAACAGGCTTTTAAAAAGGATCTTTCCAACACCCTTAAACTGGCTGAACATCTTGATCATCCAGAAAACAAATTCAAGAGTATCCATGTAGCCGGTACTAACGGTAAAGGTTCTGTAAGCCACATGCTTGCCTCGGTATTTCAGTCTGCTGGTTATAAAACCGGTTTGTATACTTCCCCGCATCTTAAAGATTTTAGAGAAAGAATTAGAATTAACGGTAAGATGATTCCGGAGAGAAATGTAGTTGATTTTATTGGGAAAAATCAAAGCTTTCTGGAGGATAATAAGCTGAGTTTTTTTGAAATGAGCGTGGGAATGGCTTTCCATCATTTCGCAGAAGAAGGAGTTGATATTGCTATTATTGAGACCGGAATGGGGGGCAGGCTGGATTCGACTAATATCATTTCCCCGCAACTATCGGTCATTACCAATATTGGCCTGGATCATACTGCATTTCTTGGAGAAAACCTTTCAGAGATCGCTCAAGAGAAAGCAGGTATCATTAAGACGAATGTTCCAGTAGTCATAGGTGAAAAACAAAAGGAAACAGAAACTGTTTTTAGAAAAGTTTCAAAAAACTTAAACTCGAATATTTTTTTTGCGGAAGACTTTAAATTTCAAGAGTATTCTACCGATTTAAAAGGGGATTATCAGAAAAAGAATTTGAGGACAGTGCTTACATGTATTAAGGTGCTAAGAAAGAATTCCTGGGATATACCGGAAGAAGCTCTTAAAAATGCTCTTAATAATGTAAAACTCCATACTGGGCTTCAGGGCCGGTGGGATATAATTCGCGAAAGACCGAAAATAATTTGTGATACGGCACACAATGCTGAGGGACTCAATCTCGTAATGAAACAGCTCAAAAAAGAAAGCTTTCTTCATCTGCATATAGTTTTGGGGGTAGTTAATGATAAAGATCTTTCTAAAATATTGCCTTTATTTCCTAAGAGCGCATATTTCTATTTCTCAAAACCAAATGTACCTCGAGGGCTTGATGCTGAGCAGCTTCAAGCTGAGGCATCAAAATACAATTTAGAGGGACTGGTTTATAATTCCATCAAGGATGCTTTCCTGGCTGCGGAACAGGAAGCGCTGGATGAAGACCTAATCTACGTTGGAGGAAGTAATTTTACGGTTGCAGAAGTATTATAAATCAAAACTAAATTTTCAGGATAATTTACCTTATCTTTATTAGGCTCTGTAAATAATATGTTGTTTAGTAACTCCCTTCTACACTTACTTTCTTTGGTTTAACCCATTTTCTATATCATGAGTTGACTTTTTAGCTATGAATATTTATTCACTAAAAAAATCAACTAAAAATGAAAACAATCACCAAACAATTGGTTCTTGTACTTATGCTCTCCATTATTGGAGCTGCCACGGGTCAGGAAGAGACCAATCAATCAGAAGAGCAGGAGTACCAGCCTGTTTACATTACAATGACTACCACACACTGGAGTGATGATCCAGAAACAGATTTTTCAGATTGGCTTGACACTGAAAAACAGTATTTCGAGAACGTTACTAAAAAGAACGATCTAATTCTTAGTTCGGGCGTTTATACCCATTATTTTACCGCAGACAATTCTGAAGTGATGCTGGTGAATGTATACAGGACCTGGGAAGATATTGAAAAAGCGAATGAAATTAATCAAAAACTCGTGGAAGAAGCCTGGCCAGATGAGGATGAAAGACAGAAATTTTTTGAGAAACAGGCTGGCTATTATGAACCAGATCACAATGATGAGATCTATCAATCCATGGAATACATGATCCCTGAAACTGAAGGAGGGGAGGAGCCTCGTATTTATTATGTTAGAACTAGCGAGCTTTCTATGAATGGAGAGGGCTCTCCGGAAAAATTCAAAGAATATTTTGAGAAAGTCACTAAAAAGAGCAAAAAACTAAAGGGATACTATACCCATAGACATTTATGGGGGTCCAATAGCAGGGAATTTAGTGAAGTTTTTGTGTTTGATAGTCTGGGTGAGATAGAAGATTTCTTTGATGAAGAACAGGAGTTAACATCTGCCTCCTGGCTAGATGAAAATGAAAGAAATGCTTTTATTGATGATATGGGCAAATTATTTACCGGAAGACACGGAGATTATGTTTACCGGAGTGTTCCCGAACTAATGAAATAGAATGCTCACCCTGAGGTTTTTACCTCAGGGTGTTTTTAAATGTTTAGAGGGATAAATTAAATTGACAAAATTAAATTCATTTTTCAATGAAATTGTTTTGTGTAAATGAAAATCTAGTCTATATTTGCATCCGCAATCACGCAAGGGCGCGTAGCTCAGTTGGTTCAGAGCACTTGGTTTACACCCAAGGGGTCAGGGGTTCGAATCCCTTCGCGCCCACAGAATCGAAAAGGCTTCCAGAATTGGAAGCCTTTTTTTATGCATAAAAATTAAATTGAAAATCCTTTAAAAAATATATATCAGATTACTCATTTTTGATATATTTGCATCCGCAATCACGCAAGGGCGCGTAGCTCAGTTGGTTCAGAGCACTTGGTTTACACCCAAGGGGTCAGGGGTTCGAATCCCTTCGCGCCCACATAATCAAAAAGGCTTCCAGAATTGGAAGCCTTTTTATTTTTCTATAATTCAGATTGTCCAATTTCATTTCGCCATTAAATTTACTTAAATTCAGGAGGTACTTTTTGATCTTAGAATGAGAGTGTATTTTGAAGTAAAAAAATCTGAGGAAAATTGATAAATTCTTAATTGCAGGCACAGGCATTGTTGAAGCAAGAAAAAGCTATTCAGAAGGGTTATATCTATTGGTTCTGTACGGATACATAATAGTGAAATTATAGTTAGAGGTTATAATAGAAGGGTGTGGTATTTTGCATGGGAGAATGAATGAAACTTTCAAAGGAGTCGTCAGCTTTGAAAAGAAGATATTGATAAATAATAGTTTATGGCGGCAATTCTCTTTTTGATATATTTGTTACAAACGGGTGATTAGCTCAGTTGGTTCAGAGCATTACCTTGACAGGGTAGGGGTCACTGGTTCGAATCCAGTATCACTCACAAAAAAAGCCTCACTAGAGAAGTGAGGCTTTTTTGTTTCAGGTTTACAAGAATTAGTTTACCGTACCAATTTCCAATCTGGATATTATTTCTTTATAGAGTCTAAAACCCTTTCCAGGGCCATTCCTCTGGATCCTTTGATCATAAAATAACAATTCTGAAAATCTGAATCTGCTAAATGTTCTTTTAAACTTTCTATAGATTTGAATTTAAAGATGAAATTGCTACTGGTATCAGTGTTTTTAAAATGATCTCCTAGTAAATAAATTTCTGCAAAATCACTGTTCTGAACATAATTTGCAATGACCTGATGTTCGGTAGTTGCAGAGCTTCCTAGTTCAAACATATCTCCCAGAATGGCAATTTTCTGCTTGTTTGTGCGTAGCTGACTAAAATTTTCCAGCGCTGCGTGCATACTGGTTGGATTGGCATTATAGGCATCCATGATAATGGTGTTGGTGCCTGTTTCTAAAACCTGAGAACGATTATTGTTAGGACTATAATGTTCTATAGCTTCTCTTATTTCTTCAAACTTAACTTTAAAGTATAAGCCTATACATAAAGCTGCAGCCATGTTCGTGGTATTATACGAACCTGTTAATTTACTTTTGAAATCAGTCTGATTATAATTTAGTTGTGCATGGGGTAGACCGGTATGGTATTGAACTTTTACATTAGCATCTTTACTTTCTCCAAAGCTAAATACATGACTGTATTTTTCATGTTTTCTCTGGATCTCGTCATCGATATTTAAAAAAATCAATTTATGTCTTTCCTGTAAATCCTTATAAAGTTCAGTTTTAGCTTTAACAACTCCATCCAGGCTTC
Protein-coding regions in this window:
- a CDS encoding Ig-like domain-containing protein — encoded protein: MNDFTLKSFDWFLKSKKRLVIKQTIWIIPLLLLVFNGPFLFGQSADLDQVRNGGIDNVTDPGDWVNGNAGKQTSHYAEGMSIPYRVIMEDMTAGQTVELILEYDVKHSGKHALDYLTSYDRLQPHELAFGHPNQEEIDPTIGITGFSEPPDDTHPIPTPPSVGSPVSGQPGDSFELISDAGDAEMSIWNATLTDVFYGPAAAGNLSEDKVAQQITVSFTVINSGTVILAWGGHIASRIDWGEFGGVPQSAGGISGSPYHMRLIDWNLNNLGNQDRSLSADAVVPAPTCELAGPDLICEGQEGVIYTLTPLGAEDPTYIWEILNNTAGASFVDPVPNDLSTQAEIITTASGSYTVRVTITSAFGTNICQVVVTVDEAPVVADKSVCVGSTVDFGPSGTYTSSDTSVATIDNDGVATGVSGGSATITYTDGNGCQGTATITVNALPVVADKSVCVGSTVDFGPSGTYTSSDTSVATIDNDGVATGVSGGSATITYTDGNGCQGTATITVSSNPDLGDASVCVGSTVDMGIGAGTYSSSDTSVATVDTDGVVTGVSAGSATITYSDGNTCSDTATITVNANPVVADKSVCVGSTVDFGPSGTYTSSDTSVATIDNDGVATGVSGGSATITYTDGNGCQGTATITVNALPVVADKSVCVGSTVDFGPSGTYTSSDTSVATIDNDGVATGVSGGSATITYTDGNGCQGTATITVSSNPDLGDASVCVGSTVDMGIGAGTYSSSDTSVATVDTDGVVTGVSAGSATITYSDGNTCSDTATITVNANPVVADKSVCVGSTVDFGPSGTYTSSDTSVATIDNDGVATGVSGGSATITYTDGNGCQGTATITVNALPVVADKSVCVGSTVDFGPSGTYTSSDTSVATIDNDGVATGVSGGSATITYTDGNGCQGTATITVNALPVVADKSVCVGSTVDFGPSGTYTSSDTSVATIDNDGVATGVSGGSATITYTDGNGCQGTATITVSSNPDLGDASVCVGSTVDMGIGAGTYSSSDTSVATVDTDGVVTGVSAGSATITYSDGNTCSDTATITVNANPVVADKSVCVGSTVDFGPSGTYTSSDTSVATIDNDGVATGVSGGSATITYTDGNGCQGTATITVNALPVVADKSVCVGSTVDFGPSGTYTSSDTSVATIDNDGVATGVSGGSATITYTDGNGCQGTATITVSSNPDLGDASVCVGSTVDMGIGAGTYSSSDTSVATVDTDGVVTGVSAGSATITYSDGNTCSDTATITVNANPVVADKSVCVGSTVDFGPSGTYTSSDTSVATIDNDGVATGVSGGSATITYTDGNGCQGTATITVNALPVVADKSVCVGSTVDFGPSGTYTSSDTSVATIDNDGVATGVSGGSATITYTDGNGCQGTATITVSSNPDLGDASVCVGSTVDMGIGAGTYSSSDTSVATVDTDGVVTGVSAGSATITYSDGNTCSDTATITVNANPVVADKSVCVGSTVDFGPSGTYTSSDTSVATIDNDGVATGVSGGSATITYTDGNGCQGTATITVNALPVVADKSVCVGSTVDFGPSGTYTSSDTSVATIDNDGVATGVSGGSATITYTDGNGCQGTATITVSSNPDLGDASVCVGSTVDMGIGAGTYSSSDTSVATVDTDGVVTGVSAGSATITYSDGNTCSDTATITVLPLPEIPEIETQLADCIGGDGSFIFLGNPQNLYISFDDGETFDLYVGAISLSVGPHDFVIKYGEDGCVSDSGQVEIQQLPATNFPLNPTITQPDCETGLGNVVIRVGINTDIDTGFFTYRITSGETVYYDQKQTLAGFDLPPGNYVIFGISDNGCDSGRIEIVLEEPICEEFEGCTLGYWKNHTDRWPAAQPEDPSDNICNTFETCTEYGKVFTNAPSSISGMSLLEALNAKGGGIYNLARQSVAALLNSCKGEVNYEIASPEEVIAYVNANFNNAGAAGSYLDELNNAGCTLGGSRATSAPNGDCPNTDDTKPGKGKPRNNSRIAENSFSASPVPFNDRLTIQYDFEYTSKKVEIQVYDLSGRLLRTYHDKKVTKGDTKELNIDFAMKSNQVYILRMVTDREVLTKNVISSSRK